The Oncorhynchus nerka isolate Pitt River linkage group LG9a, Oner_Uvic_2.0, whole genome shotgun sequence genome has a segment encoding these proteins:
- the LOC115121311 gene encoding cytochrome c oxidase subunit 5A, mitochondrial-like isoform X2 produces the protein MFRAAVRLSVSGARSLTWTRLGCTAPLAKRCYSHGGKQETDEEFDARWVNYFNKADIDAWELRKGMNTLIGYDLVPEPKILDAALRACRGLDDLASAIRILEAVKDKSGPHKDIYPYLIQELRPTLDELGISTPEELGMDKL, from the exons ATGTTCAGAGCCGCCGTCCGTCTTTCAGTGTCCGGGGCCCGGAGTTTGACCTGGACACGGCTTGGGTGTACAG CTCCCCTGGCCAAGAGGTGTTACTCACATGGTGGGAAGCAGGAGACGGACGAGGAGTTTGACGCCCGCTGGGTTAACTATTTTAACAAGGCAGATATTGATGCGTGGGAGCTGAGGAAAG GGATGAACACGCTGATTGGATACGACCTGGTACCTGAGCCAAAGATCCTGGACGCTGCGCTCCGAGCCTGTCGCGGGTTAGACGACCTGGCTAGTGCCATTCGCATCCTGGAGGCTGTCAAG GACAAATCTGGCCCCCACAAAGACATCTACCCATACCTAATTCAGGAGCTGCGGCCAACACTAGATGAGCTTGGTATCTCCACACCCGAAGAGCTTGGCATGGACAAATTATAA
- the LOC115121311 gene encoding cytochrome c oxidase subunit 5A, mitochondrial-like isoform X1, translating into MTWPPQSPDLNPIEMVSDELDHRVKEKQPTSAQHMWELLQDCRKHISAPLAKRCYSHGGKQETDEEFDARWVNYFNKADIDAWELRKGMNTLIGYDLVPEPKILDAALRACRGLDDLASAIRILEAVKDKSGPHKDIYPYLIQELRPTLDELGISTPEELGMDKL; encoded by the exons atgacctggcctccacaatcacctgacctcaacccaattgagatggtttcggatgagttggaccacagagtgaaggaaaagcagccaacaagtgctcagcatatgtgggaactccttcaagactgtaggAAAcacatttcag CTCCCCTGGCCAAGAGGTGTTACTCACATGGTGGGAAGCAGGAGACGGACGAGGAGTTTGACGCCCGCTGGGTTAACTATTTTAACAAGGCAGATATTGATGCGTGGGAGCTGAGGAAAG GGATGAACACGCTGATTGGATACGACCTGGTACCTGAGCCAAAGATCCTGGACGCTGCGCTCCGAGCCTGTCGCGGGTTAGACGACCTGGCTAGTGCCATTCGCATCCTGGAGGCTGTCAAG GACAAATCTGGCCCCCACAAAGACATCTACCCATACCTAATTCAGGAGCTGCGGCCAACACTAGATGAGCTTGGTATCTCCACACCCGAAGAGCTTGGCATGGACAAATTATAA